One Bacteroidota bacterium DNA segment encodes these proteins:
- a CDS encoding glycerate kinase — protein MVSDAQFIFSSACDGVKPDKLIFNNLKLKDNLLSIKNFRLDLRTIEHIYVIGAGKASGLMAQAVETLLGNKIDEGCIGVKYGHACQLNKINCIEAGHPIPDHNGLTVSQRIIQLAQKAQENDLVICLFSGGGSALMADCPTGIALDDLQNLSSLLLRCGANISEINAVRKHLSAIKGGNLAKIIYPATALSLFLSDVVGDSMDIIASGSTVPDTSTFQKAIEVIDKYKLRLEISTGIIKMLELGVAGLIPETPKPGDEIFLKTHNFIIGNNRTALDAALNKATKMGYSVRIITSTLTGEVEDIAPSLISQALKAKNDFPAGGPVCLLLGGEITVKVKGEGLGGRNQHLALLAACLLKDLKGITLLTAGTDGTDGPTDAAGAVVNCNTYNKAIARNVLPEKYLKDFDSYHFFEKVGGLVISGPTLTNVMDIIIILIE, from the coding sequence ATGGTTTCTGATGCACAATTCATATTTTCATCTGCCTGTGATGGGGTCAAACCCGACAAACTTATTTTCAATAATCTAAAACTGAAAGATAATTTATTGTCTATCAAAAATTTCAGACTGGATCTCAGGACAATTGAACACATATATGTAATTGGTGCCGGCAAAGCCAGCGGTTTGATGGCACAGGCTGTTGAAACCCTCTTAGGGAATAAAATCGATGAAGGTTGCATTGGAGTAAAATATGGACATGCCTGTCAACTCAATAAAATAAACTGTATTGAAGCCGGGCATCCTATTCCAGATCACAACGGATTGACGGTTTCTCAGAGAATAATTCAACTTGCGCAAAAAGCGCAGGAAAACGATTTGGTCATTTGCCTCTTCTCGGGAGGCGGATCAGCATTGATGGCTGACTGCCCCACAGGTATAGCCCTGGATGACCTTCAGAATCTTTCGTCCCTCCTGCTGCGATGTGGGGCAAATATTTCTGAAATCAACGCTGTTCGTAAACACCTGTCCGCAATAAAAGGAGGCAATCTGGCAAAAATAATTTACCCGGCCACAGCACTCAGCCTGTTTTTATCGGATGTTGTGGGCGATTCAATGGATATCATTGCATCAGGTTCTACCGTACCTGATACCTCGACTTTTCAAAAGGCCATTGAGGTCATTGACAAGTACAAACTCAGGTTGGAAATTTCCACGGGAATAATTAAAATGTTAGAACTTGGTGTGGCAGGACTGATTCCAGAGACGCCCAAACCCGGGGATGAAATTTTTCTGAAAACGCATAATTTCATCATCGGGAATAACCGTACGGCCTTAGATGCAGCCCTAAATAAAGCGACAAAAATGGGATATTCCGTACGGATCATTACCAGTACGCTTACCGGGGAAGTTGAAGATATAGCACCCAGTTTAATCAGTCAGGCGCTGAAGGCCAAAAATGATTTTCCTGCCGGAGGGCCAGTCTGCCTCTTATTGGGTGGTGAAATCACGGTAAAAGTCAAGGGGGAAGGACTGGGAGGAAGAAATCAACATTTGGCACTGCTGGCTGCTTGCCTTTTGAAAGATTTGAAGGGGATCACCCTCCTGACGGCCGGGACTGACGGAACTGACGGCCCCACTGACGCAGCAGGGGCGGTTGTAAACTGTAATACGTACAATAAGGCAATAGCAAGGAATGTTCTTCCTGAAAAGTATTTAAAGGATTTCGACTCCTATCACTTTTTTGAAAAGGTTGGGGGACTGGTCATCAGTGGGCCTACACTGACAAATGTAATGGATATCATCATCATTCTTATTGAATGA
- the fucP gene encoding L-fucose:H+ symporter permease yields the protein METTTAEKTKSTAKHAFGISKEILIPFILVTSLFFMWGVANNLNDILIKQFKKSFLLSDLQTSLVQSAFYLGYFFMAMPAAALMKKFGYKTGIVIGLLFYALGAFLFYPAAQACVYGYFLTALFVLACGLSFLETASNSYITVLGPAESSERRLNLSQAFNPIGAITGVIIGRTFIFSGIEKTTAQLNCMSDVARQTYLSTETRAVQMPYVVIGCVVLIWAIVILCVHFPKGREAEDKTAGQSQHKASFRDLFKQKHFILGVLAQFCYVGAQVGIWSFMIRYSQHNVPGTPEKIAADYLTLTLVLFMIGRFVGTALMKFFKPNNIMSVFSSINVILTLFGIFVGGHIGLWALIISSFFMSIMFPTIFALSLKGLGENTKLGSSWLIMAIIGGAAFPALMGLMSDLTGKINYGYVVPCLCFIYVFFYASKLCKSGLSAGK from the coding sequence TTGGAAACAACAACAGCTGAAAAAACTAAAAGTACCGCTAAACATGCATTTGGTATAAGCAAGGAAATATTGATTCCTTTTATATTGGTTACCAGCCTTTTCTTCATGTGGGGAGTTGCTAATAACCTGAATGATATTTTAATCAAGCAATTTAAAAAATCATTTTTGTTATCCGATTTGCAAACCAGCTTAGTGCAGTCTGCCTTTTATCTGGGCTATTTTTTCATGGCCATGCCGGCTGCAGCATTGATGAAAAAATTTGGTTATAAAACCGGTATCGTTATTGGTTTGTTATTTTATGCATTGGGCGCATTCTTGTTCTATCCGGCAGCCCAGGCTTGTGTATATGGTTATTTCCTGACTGCCTTGTTTGTTTTGGCCTGTGGATTATCTTTTCTTGAAACAGCTTCCAATTCTTACATTACAGTATTAGGACCGGCCGAAAGTTCTGAGCGAAGGTTGAATTTGTCACAAGCCTTTAACCCAATCGGCGCTATTACCGGTGTGATAATAGGCAGAACTTTCATTTTTTCGGGAATAGAAAAAACTACTGCGCAACTTAATTGCATGAGTGATGTGGCACGGCAAACCTATCTTTCTACTGAAACAAGAGCAGTTCAAATGCCTTATGTGGTTATTGGCTGTGTTGTTTTAATCTGGGCTATTGTTATTCTTTGTGTCCACTTTCCTAAAGGCAGGGAGGCAGAGGATAAAACGGCCGGGCAAAGTCAGCATAAAGCAAGTTTTAGGGACTTATTTAAGCAAAAACATTTTATTTTGGGCGTATTGGCTCAATTTTGCTATGTGGGTGCACAGGTTGGCATCTGGAGTTTTATGATCAGGTATTCACAACATAATGTTCCGGGAACACCCGAAAAAATTGCCGCCGACTATCTCACCCTTACCCTTGTCTTGTTTATGATTGGCCGTTTTGTAGGTACAGCTCTGATGAAATTTTTTAAGCCCAATAATATCATGTCTGTTTTTTCCTCCATCAATGTAATTTTAACCTTGTTCGGAATTTTTGTAGGAGGGCATATCGGTTTATGGGCTTTAATTATCAGCAGTTTCTTTATGTCCATTATGTTCCCTACAATTTTTGCCTTGAGCCTTAAAGGATTGGGTGAAAACACCAAACTTGGCTCATCCTGGCTGATCATGGCAATTATAGGAGGTGCAGCATTCCCGGCACTGATGGGATTAATGTCTGATTTAACCGGAAAAATTAATTATGGTTATGTGGTTCCCTGTTTATGTTTTATTTATGTCTTTTTCTATGCTTCCAAATTATGTAAATCAGGGCTTTCTGCCGGAAAATAA
- the dapF gene encoding diaminopimelate epimerase, giving the protein MLVHFNKYQGAGNDFVLVDNRNAHLALSVSQIKGICDRRFGIGADGLMLLDNHSSLDFQMKYYNSDGRESTMCGNGGRCITAFAKKLGIVEEHAHFQAIDAVHESFIDPASGIVRLKMNDVHEVEAGTGYFYLNTGSPHFVTFVQDVKNMDVFSEGRKIRYNQRFKAEGTNVNFVEHISDAHIFVRTYERGVEDETYSCGTGVTASAISTALKSKSGRNSYDISTLGGELKVSFEKVSDQEFKNIWLEGPATFVFEGNIEI; this is encoded by the coding sequence ATGTTGGTTCATTTTAACAAGTATCAGGGGGCAGGCAATGATTTTGTGCTGGTCGACAATCGTAATGCCCATTTGGCCCTTTCAGTAAGTCAGATAAAAGGAATTTGTGACAGAAGGTTTGGAATAGGAGCCGATGGACTGATGTTGCTTGATAATCATTCCTCGCTTGATTTTCAGATGAAATACTATAATTCTGATGGCCGTGAAAGTACCATGTGTGGCAATGGAGGAAGATGTATCACTGCTTTTGCAAAGAAACTGGGTATTGTTGAAGAGCACGCACATTTTCAGGCTATTGATGCTGTTCATGAATCCTTTATTGATCCGGCATCAGGAATTGTTAGACTTAAAATGAACGATGTTCATGAAGTTGAAGCCGGAACCGGTTATTTTTACCTCAATACAGGTTCGCCGCATTTTGTGACTTTTGTTCAGGATGTAAAAAATATGGATGTCTTTTCCGAAGGCCGTAAAATAAGATATAACCAACGGTTTAAAGCTGAGGGCACCAATGTGAATTTTGTTGAACATATCTCTGATGCCCATATTTTTGTCCGTACTTATGAACGCGGAGTTGAAGATGAAACCTATTCCTGTGGGACCGGAGTAACTGCTTCTGCCATAAGCACTGCCCTGAAAAGCAAGTCCGGTAGAAATTCCTATGATATTTCTACACTGGGAGGGGAGCTGAAAGTAAGTTTTGAAAAAGTATCCGATCAGGAATTTAAAAATATATGGCTGGAAGGTCCTGCAACCTTCGTTTTTGAAGGGAATATCGAAATTTGA